In Capricornis sumatraensis isolate serow.1 chromosome 18, serow.2, whole genome shotgun sequence, one genomic interval encodes:
- the LCP2 gene encoding lymphocyte cytosolic protein 2, producing MAFKNVPFRSEVLNWDPDALADYFKKLNYKDCEKVVKKHHIDGPRFLNLAENDIQKFPKLRVPILSKLSQEINKNEERRSIFTRKPQVQRFPEETESHEEDNGGWSSFEEDDYESPTDDADVEDDGDYESPNEEEEAPAEDDADYEPPPSNDEEALQNSILPAKPLSNPNSMYIDRPPTGKVQQPPVPPQRPMPTLPPLPTGGRIHQPLPPPQPNHEEPSRSRNHKTAKLPAPSIDRSTKPALDRSLVPFDREPFTLGKKPAISDKPSVLGGRPPGEHLPKIPKPPLPPATERHDRGSPLQGKKPPVPRHMRGPERRENDEDDVHQRLPPQPSPLPMSSNTFPSRSTKPSPKNSLPLTHSSGAFSESNPNFSQSASLPPYFSQGPVNRPLPRVEGRNFSPVPSKPRPQSPGEGQNSLNEDWYVSYITRTEAEAALRKINQDGTFLVRDSSKKTISNPYVLMVLYKDKVYNIQIRYQEESQVYLLGTGLRGKEDFLSVSDIIDYFRKMPLLLIDGKNRGSRYQCTLTYAAGYP from the exons CTAAACTACAAGGACTGTGAAAAGGTCGTGAAGAAGCATCATATCGATGGGCCACGGTTTCTG AACCTGGCAGAGAATGACATCCAGAAGTTCCCTAAGCTCCGCGTGCC GATTCTGAGTAAGTTAAGTCAAGAAATCAACAAGAATGAAGAGAGAAGGAGCATTTTCACACGCAA ACCGCAAGTCCAGCGGTTTCCGGAGGAGACAG AGAGCCACGAGGAAGACAACGGAGGCTGGTCGTCCTTT GAAGAAGACGACTATGAGAGTCCCACTGACGATGCGGACGTGGAGGACGACGGTGACTATGAGTCCCCCAACGAAGAGGAGGAGGCGCCTGCGGAAGACGATGCCGACTACGAGCCACCGCCCTCCAACGATGAAGAAGCTCTGCAGAACTCCATCCTGCCTGCCAAGCCTTTGTCCAACCCCAACTCCATGTACATAG ACCGCCCCCCAACTGGGAAAGTGCAGCAGCCGCCTGTGCCCCCACAAAGGCCAATGCCCACCCTCCCTCCTTTGCCCACGGGCGGCCGGATTCACCAG ccactacccccaccccagcccaaccACGAAGAgcctagcagaagcagaaaccACAAAACGGCCAAGC TCCCTGCTCCTTCCATAGACAGAAGCACGAAACCAGCCCTAGATCGTTCGTTAGTTCCGTTTGACAGAGAGCCCTTCACACTGG GAAAGAAGCCAGCGATTTCTGACAAG CCCTCGGTCCTAGGGGGAAG GCCTCCTGGGGAGCATTTGCCCAAGATACCAAAGCCCCCATTACCGCCAGCCACGGAAAGGCATGACAGAGGcagccccctgcaggggaagaagCCACCCGTGCCAAG GCATATGCGGGgaccagagagaagagagaat GATGAAGATGATG tACATCAAAGACTTCCGCCCCAGCCATCACCTCTCCCCATGAGCTCCAACACCTTCCCTTCAAGATCTACCAAGCCATCGCCCAAGAACTCCCTCCCATTAACTCACTCATCTGGAGCCTTCTCAGAAAG TAACCCTAACTTTTCGCAGAGTGCCTCCCTGCCGCCATACTTCTCTCAAG GCCCCGTCAACAGACCACTTCCCAGAGTGGAAGGCAGGAACTTCTCGCCAGTTCCCAGCAAACCTAGACCACAgtcccctggggaaggacag aATTCATTAAATGAAGACTGGTATGTTTCTTATATTACCCGAACAGAGGCAGAAGCAGCTCTTAGAAAGATAAACCAG GACGGCACTTTCCTGGTTCGAGACAGCTCTAAAAAAACAATATCCAATCCATACGTTCTCATGGTGTTGTACAAAGATAAAGTTTACAACATCCAAATCCGTTATCAGGAGGAAAGCCAAGTTTACTTGTTGGGAACTGGACTCCGAGGGAAAGAG GACTTTCTGTCTGTGTCAGATATTATCGACTACTTCAGAAAAATGCCGCTTCTGCTTATTGATGGGAAAAACCGAGGTTCCAGATACCAGTGCACGTTAACGTATGCTGCAGGTTATCCCTAG